Proteins found in one Magnolia sinica isolate HGM2019 chromosome 5, MsV1, whole genome shotgun sequence genomic segment:
- the LOC131245480 gene encoding uncharacterized protein LOC131245480, translated as MVLALSTMTPTCGSTHLTCRGCNKVGHVVSQCKEWCAYCQRTGHGIQDCRTRAYASSLGRGRGGRSRSRSRGHALSATTTTISSEPSVSGSPPTVSAEGISSPLTPAMLQQIVQALSAAGMSGSGNGEGTWEG; from the exons atggtgcttgctctGTCTACTATGACACCAACATGTGGTTCCACTCATTTGacttgtcgcggctgcaacaaggtgggtcatgttgtctctcaatgcaaagaatggtgcgcttattgtcaacggactggtcatggtattcaggactgccgtacacgtgcctatgcatcttctttaGGCCGTGGCCGTGGTGGTCGTAGTCGTAGCCGTAGCCGTGGtcatgctctttctgctactactaccactatttcttccgagccgtcTGTTAGTGGTTCTCCAcctactgtttctgctgaaggtatttcatctccgttgactcctgcgatgctccaacaaatcgttcaggccctttctgcggccggtatgtcag gatctggcaacggggaaggtacttgggaagggtag